A DNA window from Bacteroides cellulosilyticus contains the following coding sequences:
- a CDS encoding sulfide-dependent adenosine diphosphate thiazole synthase, whose amino-acid sequence MIETKVSKGIISTYFEKLERNLDLDVAIVGGGPSGIVAAYYLAKAGLKVAQFDRKLAPGGGMWGGAMMFNQIVIQEEAIDIVKEFNINHEEYEDGLYVMDSVESTSALLYHAVHAGATVFNCYSVEDVIFKNNTVSGVVVNWTPVLREGMHVDPLNILAKIVIDGTGHDSEIAATVARKNGSRLATETGGVIGERSLDVIAGEEEVVNGTKEIYPGLYVCGMAASAVSGTPRMGPIFGGMLMSGKKVAEEIIAKLKK is encoded by the coding sequence ATGATTGAAACAAAAGTATCCAAAGGTATCATCAGTACCTATTTTGAGAAATTAGAGAGAAATCTTGATCTGGACGTCGCCATTGTAGGTGGTGGTCCGTCGGGCATAGTAGCCGCTTATTATCTGGCAAAGGCCGGGTTGAAAGTAGCGCAATTCGACCGTAAGCTTGCTCCCGGCGGCGGAATGTGGGGCGGTGCCATGATGTTCAACCAGATTGTGATTCAGGAAGAAGCGATTGACATTGTAAAGGAATTCAATATCAACCACGAGGAATATGAGGACGGCTTATATGTGATGGACTCTGTAGAGAGTACCTCTGCATTGCTTTATCATGCCGTACATGCCGGAGCCACCGTATTCAACTGCTATTCCGTAGAAGATGTTATCTTCAAGAATAATACGGTAAGCGGAGTAGTGGTAAACTGGACTCCCGTATTGCGCGAAGGTATGCACGTGGACCCGCTAAACATCCTTGCAAAGATAGTAATAGACGGAACAGGCCATGACAGCGAAATAGCCGCTACCGTAGCCCGCAAGAATGGCAGTCGCCTGGCTACCGAAACCGGTGGTGTAATTGGCGAACGTTCACTGGATGTAATTGCAGGAGAGGAAGAGGTTGTAAACGGTACGAAGGAAATCTATCCGGGACTTTACGTTTGCGGTATGGCTGCTTCCGCCGTTTCGGGCACTCCGCGTATGGGACCGATCTTTGGAGGAATGTTGATGTCCGGTAAAAAGGTAGCTGAGGAAATTATTGCGAAACTGAAGAAGTAA
- a CDS encoding thiamine phosphate synthase: MKLIIITSPDFIPDEARIVTELFKAGLDLLHVRKPDADVHAVENLLQGIAPEYRTRIVIHDFFSLKDKYLLGGIHLNSRHPEVPANYEGILSRACHSLEEVESTVSLFNYVLMSPVYDSISKQGYRSGYSKDELKQAQESGVIHEKVVALGGISEVNLVEIKSLGFGGAALLGDIWNRYHTWKDAEELLAHFRRLKKIAG, translated from the coding sequence ATGAAACTGATTATTATCACCTCTCCGGATTTTATTCCGGATGAAGCACGCATCGTCACTGAGTTATTCAAAGCCGGACTGGACTTGCTGCATGTACGCAAACCGGATGCGGATGTTCATGCGGTAGAAAATCTGCTGCAAGGTATTGCTCCGGAATATAGAACCCGGATTGTCATTCATGATTTCTTTTCTTTGAAAGATAAGTATCTTCTAGGCGGAATTCACTTGAATTCCCGTCATCCGGAGGTACCTGCAAATTATGAGGGAATACTGAGTCGTGCCTGCCATAGCTTGGAAGAAGTGGAAAGTACAGTCTCCCTGTTCAATTATGTGCTTATGAGTCCTGTTTACGATAGCATTTCCAAACAGGGATATCGCTCGGGATATTCAAAGGATGAGTTGAAACAAGCACAGGAAAGCGGAGTCATCCATGAAAAGGTAGTAGCCTTAGGCGGAATAAGTGAGGTGAACCTTGTGGAAATAAAGTCTCTTGGCTTTGGCGGTGCAGCTTTATTAGGAGATATCTGGAACCGTTACCATACGTGGAAAGATGCCGAAGAGTTGCTTGCTCATTTCAGGAGGCTGAAAAAGATTGCAGGATAA
- the thiD gene encoding bifunctional hydroxymethylpyrimidine kinase/phosphomethylpyrimidine kinase: MDKKAIVLSVAGSDSSGGAGIQADIKAISALGGYAATAITAITVQNTLGVQAVHPVAAELVGQQMQAVMEDLQPDAIKIGMTGNVEIIYEIVRILRRYSPRKVVFDPVMVSTSGHSLMTDEALEAIRTKLIPKVTLVTPNLHETEVLLQQPVQTIDEMEDAACRLFEKYHCAFLIKGGHLTGHEMCDVLYDGKELNIFGGRRIHSANLHGTGCTLSSAIATFLAQGSSLYEAVEQAKEYISCAIEAGKNLRIGQGNGPLWHFPFPTHPVNEG; this comes from the coding sequence ATGGATAAGAAAGCAATCGTTCTTTCCGTTGCCGGTTCCGACAGTTCCGGTGGTGCGGGTATACAGGCAGATATAAAAGCTATCTCGGCACTTGGAGGTTATGCAGCTACTGCCATCACAGCCATTACAGTGCAGAATACATTGGGTGTGCAAGCCGTTCATCCTGTTGCTGCAGAGTTGGTAGGCCAACAGATGCAGGCGGTGATGGAAGACTTGCAACCGGATGCCATTAAAATAGGTATGACCGGAAACGTAGAGATTATCTATGAAATAGTACGGATACTGCGTCGCTATTCTCCCCGGAAAGTGGTTTTCGATCCGGTGATGGTTTCTACCAGCGGGCATAGTCTGATGACGGATGAGGCATTGGAAGCCATTCGTACTAAGTTGATTCCGAAAGTAACTCTCGTAACTCCTAATCTGCACGAAACAGAAGTATTGTTGCAACAACCGGTTCAGACGATTGATGAAATGGAGGATGCCGCATGCCGGTTATTCGAAAAATATCACTGTGCTTTTCTTATTAAAGGAGGTCATCTGACCGGTCATGAAATGTGCGATGTACTTTATGACGGAAAAGAACTGAATATCTTTGGTGGCAGGCGTATTCATTCCGCCAACCTGCACGGTACGGGATGCACGCTTTCATCCGCCATTGCCACTTTTCTGGCGCAAGGATCATCCTTGTATGAAGCAGTGGAACAGGCCAAAGAATACATTTCCTGTGCTATTGAAGCCGGGAAGAATTTACGTATAGGGCAGGGGAATGGTCCTTTGTGGCATTTCCCGTTTCCGACGCATCCGGTAAATGAAGGATAG
- a CDS encoding Gfo/Idh/MocA family oxidoreductase, whose protein sequence is MDKIRTGLAAFGMSGQVFHAPFISTNPHFELTAVTERSKELSRAKYPQSRIVRSFDELIGMEELELVVVNTPDSSHYEYARRALEAGKHVIVEKPFTTTVEEGEELVALAAEKELTLSVYQNRRWDCDFLTVKEILAQGLLGRLVEFESTFPRYRNFIKPNTWKETGENGGGLTYNLGAHVIDQAVQLFGMPEAVFADIATLRTGGKVDDYFIIHLMKPARMPEVKITLKASCLMCENEPRFVLHGTEGSYVKYGLDPQEADLTKGLLPDAPHWGEEDESQWGILHTEKDGNVVRKPYPTLPGNYAAFYENIYQHIRNGEVLQSDACEVLGVIRLIEAAWESSRTGNVRKL, encoded by the coding sequence ATGGATAAGATAAGAACCGGATTGGCTGCCTTTGGAATGTCGGGACAAGTGTTTCATGCTCCTTTTATTTCCACAAATCCTCATTTTGAGTTGACTGCTGTCACTGAGCGTAGTAAAGAATTGTCACGGGCGAAGTATCCGCAATCCCGTATTGTGCGTAGTTTTGATGAGTTGATAGGAATGGAAGAACTGGAGTTAGTGGTAGTGAACACCCCTGACAGTTCCCATTACGAATATGCCCGTCGTGCTCTCGAAGCTGGAAAACATGTTATCGTTGAAAAACCTTTCACCACTACTGTAGAGGAAGGTGAAGAACTCGTAGCTCTTGCTGCGGAAAAAGAACTGACCTTAAGTGTTTACCAGAACCGTCGTTGGGATTGTGATTTCCTGACCGTGAAAGAAATATTGGCTCAGGGATTGTTAGGCCGTTTGGTCGAATTTGAATCAACCTTTCCCCGTTACCGGAATTTCATCAAGCCGAACACCTGGAAAGAAACCGGCGAGAATGGTGGTGGTCTGACTTATAATCTGGGTGCCCATGTCATCGACCAGGCTGTTCAACTATTTGGCATGCCCGAAGCTGTATTTGCTGATATTGCAACTTTACGTACCGGTGGTAAAGTAGATGATTATTTTATCATCCATCTGATGAAACCTGCCCGGATGCCGGAAGTGAAAATCACCCTGAAAGCCAGCTGTCTGATGTGTGAGAATGAGCCTCGCTTTGTTCTTCATGGAACGGAAGGCTCTTATGTGAAGTACGGTCTTGATCCTCAAGAGGCGGATCTGACTAAAGGTCTGTTGCCGGATGCCCCGCATTGGGGAGAAGAGGATGAATCCCAATGGGGAATACTCCATACGGAAAAAGATGGTAATGTGGTGCGGAAACCTTATCCGACCCTTCCCGGAAACTACGCTGCTTTCTATGAGAATATTTATCAGCATATCCGGAATGGCGAAGTGTTGCAAAGTGATGCGTGCGAAGTGCTTGGCGTTATCCGCCTGATTGAGGCGGCATGGGAGAGTAGTCGTACAGGGAATGTTAGAAAGTTGTAA
- a CDS encoding glycoside hydrolase family 28 protein: MKKLAFLSCLLPILWAACSGTATTRKESGEWAKVPEILKNIVPPTFPDSIYDVTAYGAKSDTSFDSRPAILEAINQCNTNGGGTVLIPAGNYFSKGTILLKSNVNLHVADGARLEFSSVASDYLPMVLTKWEGTECFNYSPFIYAYQCTNVALTGKGTIDGNGAVTFNGWHALQGPALDRLRQMGIDSIPVYERVFGEGYYLRPCMIQFYGCKNVLVEDVQIYDSPFWIIHPVFCDNVTVRNVYIDSNNYNNDGCDPESSTNVLIENMDFNVGDDGIAIKSGRDQDGWRIGQATENVIIRNCHFARWAITIGSEMSGGVRNIFIEDCKIDSCRNGIYFKSNLDRGGYFENLNMRRIEADVCLWGVINFRTNYHGYRGGNHPTLFRNICIEDVTCNRVDSVALMANGLPEAKLYNITLRNIKVKQAPKAIQMDNVVNLTLENVEVNGKQVTSAEQED; the protein is encoded by the coding sequence ATGAAGAAATTAGCTTTTTTATCCTGTCTGCTTCCCATTCTGTGGGCAGCATGTAGCGGTACTGCAACCACCCGCAAAGAATCCGGTGAATGGGCAAAAGTCCCCGAAATCCTGAAGAACATTGTTCCGCCTACTTTTCCGGACAGTATATATGACGTAACTGCCTACGGGGCAAAAAGCGATACGAGTTTTGACAGCCGACCTGCCATATTGGAAGCCATCAATCAATGTAATACAAATGGTGGCGGCACCGTTCTCATCCCTGCCGGAAACTATTTCAGCAAAGGCACCATCCTGCTGAAAAGTAACGTAAACCTGCACGTTGCAGATGGCGCACGTCTGGAATTCTCGAGCGTGGCCTCTGACTATCTCCCCATGGTATTGACCAAATGGGAAGGAACGGAATGTTTCAACTACTCCCCTTTCATCTATGCCTACCAGTGCACCAATGTCGCCCTGACCGGCAAAGGCACGATTGACGGCAACGGAGCTGTAACTTTCAATGGTTGGCACGCCCTGCAAGGTCCCGCCCTGGATCGCTTGCGCCAGATGGGTATCGATTCCATCCCGGTATACGAACGCGTATTCGGAGAGGGATATTACCTGCGCCCATGCATGATACAATTCTACGGCTGCAAGAATGTACTTGTAGAAGATGTACAGATCTACGATTCTCCGTTCTGGATTATCCATCCTGTATTCTGCGACAATGTCACCGTACGCAATGTATATATAGACAGTAACAACTACAACAACGATGGTTGTGATCCGGAATCAAGCACGAACGTACTGATTGAGAACATGGACTTCAATGTGGGAGATGATGGTATCGCCATTAAATCAGGACGCGACCAGGACGGCTGGCGCATCGGCCAAGCCACGGAGAATGTGATTATCCGTAACTGTCACTTCGCCCGGTGGGCCATTACCATCGGTAGTGAAATGTCCGGTGGCGTGCGGAACATCTTTATCGAGGATTGCAAGATAGACAGTTGCCGCAACGGTATTTACTTCAAATCAAATCTGGACCGTGGCGGTTACTTTGAAAATCTGAACATGCGCCGGATAGAAGCGGACGTCTGCCTGTGGGGAGTGATTAATTTCCGTACGAACTACCACGGATACCGCGGTGGAAATCATCCGACACTCTTCCGCAATATCTGCATAGAAGATGTAACTTGCAACCGTGTGGACAGCGTAGCACTCATGGCAAACGGATTACCGGAAGCTAAACTTTATAATATCACCCTGCGGAACATAAAGGTAAAACAGGCACCGAAAGCCATACAGATGGACAATGTAGTGAACTTAACGCTCGAAAACGTAGAGGTGAACGGGAAACAGGTTACTTCCGCTGAGCAAGAAGACTAA
- a CDS encoding metallophosphoesterase family protein — translation MKRISLTLCLAFLTVLFCQAQVAPLKFNKNGEFKIAQFTDIHFQYHNPASAIALKRINEVLDAERPDLIVFTGDVVYAPPADTAMRAVLDCASSRKIPFVVTFGNHDNEQGKTRAELYDIIRSMPYNIQPDRGSVESPDYVLTVKSSDGKKDASVLYCLDSHSYSKLPDVKGYDWLTFDQVNWYRQQSAAFTAKNNGKPLPALAFFHIPLSEYNEAASDENAILYGTRMEKACSAAINTGMFAAMKEAGDVMGTFVGHDHDNDYSVMWKGIVLAYGRFTGGNTEYNHLSNGARVIVLKEGERTFTSWIRLKGGELKDKTVYPDSYVKDDWRKRPLVTE, via the coding sequence ATGAAGAGAATTTCTTTAACCCTTTGTCTGGCTTTTCTGACAGTTCTGTTCTGCCAGGCACAGGTTGCCCCCTTAAAGTTTAACAAGAACGGAGAGTTTAAAATCGCCCAGTTTACCGACATTCATTTTCAGTATCACAATCCAGCTTCAGCCATTGCCTTGAAGCGTATCAACGAAGTTCTGGATGCCGAACGTCCCGATTTGATTGTTTTTACCGGGGATGTAGTTTATGCACCGCCTGCTGATACAGCTATGCGAGCCGTACTTGATTGTGCTTCCTCCCGTAAGATACCTTTTGTCGTGACTTTCGGTAACCATGATAACGAACAAGGCAAAACGCGTGCCGAATTATACGATATTATCCGTTCCATGCCTTACAACATCCAGCCCGACCGCGGTAGCGTTGAGTCTCCCGACTACGTCCTCACCGTGAAATCTTCGGATGGTAAGAAAGATGCTTCAGTGCTCTATTGCCTGGATTCTCACTCGTACTCCAAATTACCGGATGTGAAAGGGTATGACTGGCTTACATTCGATCAGGTGAACTGGTATCGTCAGCAAAGTGCAGCTTTTACCGCCAAGAATAACGGAAAGCCTTTGCCGGCTTTGGCATTCTTCCACATCCCGCTGTCCGAATACAACGAAGCGGCTTCTGATGAGAACGCCATCCTTTATGGTACGCGTATGGAAAAAGCTTGTTCAGCTGCTATTAATACCGGTATGTTTGCTGCTATGAAGGAAGCAGGTGATGTAATGGGTACTTTTGTCGGACATGACCATGATAATGACTATTCAGTCATGTGGAAAGGTATCGTACTGGCTTATGGACGTTTCACAGGTGGTAATACGGAATATAACCATCTATCTAATGGTGCACGCGTAATTGTGTTGAAGGAGGGGGAACGTACCTTTACTTCCTGGATACGCCTGAAAGGTGGTGAGTTAAAAGATAAAACAGTCTATCCCGATAGCTATGTGAAGGATGACTGGCGTAAACGTCCGTTGGTTACGGAGTAA
- the ispF gene encoding 2-C-methyl-D-erythritol 2,4-cyclodiphosphate synthase, translating to MKIRVGFGFDVHQLVAERELWLGGIRLEHEKGLLGHSDADVLIHTICDALLGAANMRDIGYHFPDTAGEFKDIDSKILLKKTVELIATKGYSVGNIDATICAERPKLKSHIPAMQQTLAKVMGIDEDDISIKATTTEKLGFTGREEGISAYATVLITKE from the coding sequence ATGAAAATACGTGTAGGCTTTGGCTTCGATGTACACCAGTTGGTGGCAGAACGTGAACTCTGGTTAGGCGGTATCCGCCTGGAACATGAGAAAGGATTACTCGGACATTCGGATGCCGACGTGCTGATTCATACCATTTGCGATGCCTTGCTGGGAGCCGCCAATATGCGTGATATCGGTTATCATTTTCCCGATACCGCAGGAGAGTTCAAGGACATAGACAGCAAAATATTACTGAAGAAAACCGTAGAACTGATTGCAACCAAAGGCTATTCCGTGGGCAACATTGATGCAACCATCTGTGCGGAACGCCCCAAACTGAAATCCCATATTCCCGCCATGCAGCAGACGCTTGCCAAAGTAATGGGAATAGATGAAGACGACATCTCCATCAAAGCCACTACTACGGAAAAGCTTGGTTTTACCGGTCGCGAAGAAGGTATCTCAGCTTATGCAACAGTTTTGATAACCAAAGAATAA
- a CDS encoding histidine-type phosphatase codes for MRMKRTLFSIVLLAAFAVQGLYAQATREEIFNDIATTGGVYYAYPGPSGVQTKAPKGYEPFYISHYGRHGSRWLIADEDYVRVMEVFEKAHAAGVLTDLGEDVRKRLDIVWADAKGHGGDLSPVGVKQQRGIAERMYQAFPEVFKGEPQMSARSTVVIRCVLSMDAFCERLKEFNPKMQIERESSNKYMDYLNFHTQEAMKFTSRKGPWYEEFRKFEEEHVRPERLVNTLFNSKEYIRKNVNPEELMRGLYWVASDMQNVEPEVCFYDIFEKQELFDIWQIHNYKNYVCDGPSPMTNGLMLANAKSLVENIMDSADAAIASGTNSATFRFGHDGNVIPLVGLLRLENCYNEESDPAKFYQAWCNFKMVPMAANVQIVFFRKKGSADDIIVKFMLNEKEVSIPVKTDIAPFYHWKDVRAFYKDLLSQLPDRP; via the coding sequence ATGAGAATGAAACGAACTCTTTTTTCAATCGTCCTGTTAGCAGCTTTTGCTGTTCAAGGTTTATATGCACAAGCCACACGCGAAGAAATCTTCAATGATATTGCAACGACAGGTGGTGTATATTACGCTTACCCCGGTCCTTCGGGCGTCCAGACCAAGGCTCCGAAAGGTTATGAACCGTTCTATATCAGTCACTATGGCCGTCATGGTTCCCGCTGGCTAATTGCGGATGAAGACTACGTCCGCGTGATGGAAGTCTTTGAGAAAGCCCATGCAGCCGGAGTATTAACCGATTTGGGCGAAGATGTCCGTAAACGTCTGGACATTGTCTGGGCAGATGCCAAAGGACATGGCGGCGACCTCAGTCCGGTAGGAGTGAAGCAACAACGAGGCATTGCCGAACGTATGTATCAGGCATTCCCTGAAGTATTTAAAGGTGAACCGCAGATGTCTGCCCGCTCTACCGTAGTTATCCGTTGCGTGCTCAGCATGGATGCATTCTGCGAACGCCTGAAGGAATTCAACCCGAAGATGCAGATTGAGCGCGAATCCAGCAATAAATATATGGATTACCTAAATTTCCATACACAGGAAGCTATGAAGTTTACTTCACGCAAAGGGCCCTGGTATGAGGAATTCCGCAAGTTCGAAGAAGAACATGTCCGTCCGGAACGTCTGGTGAATACACTGTTCAATAGCAAAGAGTATATTCGTAAGAATGTGAATCCTGAAGAACTGATGCGCGGTCTGTATTGGGTTGCTTCTGATATGCAGAACGTGGAACCGGAGGTTTGTTTTTATGATATCTTTGAGAAGCAGGAATTGTTTGATATCTGGCAGATACATAACTATAAGAACTATGTATGCGACGGCCCTTCGCCCATGACGAACGGGCTGATGCTGGCAAACGCCAAATCTCTGGTTGAGAATATCATGGACTCGGCAGACGCGGCGATTGCCTCCGGTACAAACTCGGCCACTTTCCGCTTCGGACACGACGGTAATGTTATTCCTCTGGTGGGCTTGCTGAGACTGGAGAACTGCTATAATGAAGAGTCCGATCCGGCCAAATTCTATCAGGCATGGTGTAACTTCAAAATGGTGCCTATGGCTGCCAATGTGCAGATTGTTTTCTTCCGTAAGAAAGGCAGCGCAGACGATATCATCGTGAAGTTCATGCTGAACGAGAAAGAAGTGAGTATTCCGGTGAAGACCGACATCGCTCCTTTCTATCACTGGAAGGACGTCAGGGCATTCTACAAAGACCTACTGTCCCAATTGCCGGATAGACCGTAA
- a CDS encoding RagB/SusD family nutrient uptake outer membrane protein, with product MKTKYFKLASICLVSLFLLSSCLGDLDTLPLDDNELVGEKVYSTPEGYIGVLAKCYASLIQTGQKGGDGGNGDVPGIDEGYSGYTRALFYLQEACTDEIVFHSGGSHGSLSLLYMNWDPSTKIICYSYYRLYMAINYCNEFLRESAEGKLKARGVYDALQAEMPYYRAEARFIRAYCYSMICDLYGSAPFIDETMDVGTIPHQKTRQEIYDYVVSETEELTTLLKEPKRNEYGRVDRVSAWFLLARVYLNAETWVGKNEYTNAYKYARKVITEGNYPLASDYRHIFLADNNTCSEIIWPLVQDADYAQSSAGTNFLIKALMNGPMDSYVKTGVGSRGWGNARVKVALVDKFDEADQTFYENDPWGDNKKDKRAQFFTIGHTKETWVEGKAFQKTFENGYACIKWRNVTKDRKELVDGGTKYSSVDLPMFRTADAYLMAAEAILRGASEGTRAEALGYVNEIRDRAYMSGNYGDGVSGRITDGQLNLDFILDERAREMNMELVRRTDLIRFGKFTKGYNWDWKGSSDGEVGTYVGKDVNDKYKLYPIPQDEFTTNPYLTQNPDYQK from the coding sequence ATGAAAACGAAATATTTCAAGTTAGCAAGTATATGTCTGGTATCTCTCTTCCTTCTTTCTTCTTGTCTGGGAGATTTGGATACATTGCCTTTGGACGACAATGAGTTGGTGGGCGAGAAGGTTTATTCTACGCCTGAGGGATACATCGGAGTATTGGCAAAATGTTATGCCAGCCTTATCCAGACCGGACAAAAGGGTGGTGATGGCGGAAACGGCGACGTGCCGGGTATTGATGAAGGTTATAGTGGTTATACACGTGCTCTGTTCTATTTGCAAGAGGCTTGTACGGATGAGATCGTTTTCCATTCCGGTGGCAGTCATGGAAGTTTGTCACTGTTGTATATGAACTGGGACCCTTCGACAAAGATTATTTGCTATTCATATTATCGTCTGTATATGGCCATTAACTACTGTAATGAGTTTTTGCGCGAAAGTGCGGAAGGGAAGCTGAAAGCCCGTGGCGTATACGATGCTTTGCAGGCTGAAATGCCTTATTACCGTGCCGAAGCACGCTTCATCCGTGCTTATTGCTACAGCATGATTTGCGACTTGTACGGTTCGGCTCCCTTCATTGATGAAACGATGGATGTAGGTACGATTCCACATCAGAAGACCCGCCAGGAAATCTACGACTATGTGGTTTCCGAAACGGAAGAACTGACAACCTTGCTGAAAGAACCGAAGCGGAATGAGTATGGCCGTGTGGATCGTGTATCGGCTTGGTTTCTCCTGGCACGTGTCTATCTGAATGCCGAAACATGGGTAGGCAAGAATGAATATACCAATGCTTATAAATATGCCAGGAAAGTGATTACGGAAGGTAATTATCCGTTGGCTTCTGATTACCGTCACATCTTCCTGGCAGATAACAATACTTGCTCCGAAATCATCTGGCCCTTGGTGCAGGATGCTGACTATGCACAGAGCAGTGCCGGAACCAACTTCCTGATTAAAGCATTGATGAATGGTCCGATGGATAGCTATGTAAAAACCGGAGTAGGTAGCCGTGGCTGGGGTAATGCCCGTGTGAAGGTGGCGCTTGTAGATAAGTTTGATGAGGCTGACCAAACCTTCTATGAAAATGATCCCTGGGGAGATAATAAGAAGGATAAGCGTGCACAGTTCTTTACCATCGGTCATACAAAGGAAACCTGGGTAGAAGGTAAGGCTTTCCAGAAGACTTTTGAGAATGGTTATGCGTGCATCAAATGGAGAAATGTAACTAAGGACCGTAAGGAATTGGTAGATGGCGGTACTAAGTATTCGTCTGTAGACCTCCCGATGTTCCGTACGGCAGATGCTTACCTGATGGCTGCTGAGGCTATTCTTCGCGGGGCTTCGGAAGGCACGCGTGCTGAGGCGCTGGGTTATGTAAATGAAATCAGAGACCGTGCTTATATGTCCGGCAACTATGGTGACGGGGTATCCGGTCGTATTACCGACGGCCAGTTGAATCTGGATTTCATTCTGGATGAAAGAGCCCGTGAGATGAATATGGAGTTGGTGCGTCGTACAGACCTGATCCGCTTCGGCAAATTCACAAAAGGATATAACTGGGATTGGAAAGGTAGTAGCGACGGTGAAGTTGGTACGTATGTGGGTAAAGATGTGAACGATAAGTACAAATTGTATCCCATTCCGCAGGATGAGTTTACCACGAACCCGTATCTGACGCAGAATCCGGATTATCAGAAATAA